The DNA segment ATTATAAGAAAGAACATATCAGTTTCCAAAATGCATCCATGGAGCAGTGACATCTCAACAGATTACATCTAGCTTTCTTTCTCACTGAACTTATTTGAGATCACCTCATGGTTACTAGTGTTGTATCAGTGGTTATAAATGAGCAAAAATCTTACACCTTTCAAGTCTCGGGTGTTCAAAGGATGTTAGCTGAATACATATCTTCTAAATCCATTCAGGTTTCATGATCCTCTGTTGTTTGataaatgtaatatttctttAGATGATTGTGTCCCGTGTGCTGACATACTCAGTGGTTCTGTAATGTCAATGATCAGGATGCATGTGACAACTAGTCTTCGCTCACCTAACACTGACTACTGCTCGTACAATAGCTAATATAAGTTTTTCATCAGACAACTGCCATTTGTGCCACGGGCATTTATTTAAGGAGTTTTTTGGCAGTAGCATTTCTTAGGCAGGGCCTCTATTACTGCTTCAAAACGTAAACAGGGCTTGCACAGTAGTGCCGTACTacaatttaaatgctttttctaacTGTTCAGCAGCTACAGCTTTTTCTTGCAGCTGTTAGAGGAGGCAAAAGCCCAAATCAGTGGATATAATAATGCAAATTCAATCCAATCACTCAGAACTGCAACATTCAACAAGACAGAGCCAAAAACTCAATATGACCATATGCCAACAATACAGTGTTGAAAGTGTTTGTTACTTTAATGTTGAGAAGGGAAAGGCAATGATTTGTAAAAGGCTTTGATGGAGATGTTATATAATAAGTAGTAAAGTAAATCACTATAATGATTTTATATATAccctacacaaaaaaaaaaaaactttgtgaaaatattagcatttgaaaagtttattttttgtggaaaatCTAACAAAAACTGTCAAGTTTCTCAAATTTTTTGTCTCTCAGTAAATCATTCTTAGGTCGGAGTACAGAAAATCTAAGGAATTGACAAAACCCATTACATACATCCCAATTTATCTTTTCAATTAGTGTGATTATCATAACACTCTATACAACATTGTAAAAGCCTGCCATCCCAAGGCAGCCACTCTGGCACTCTTCATAGAAGGAGCCTTCTCACCTACAAATTTAACTAACCTATCTTCTCTCCACCTTTCACAAACTATAGACCCAAATGCCACATGTATTAACAACATAATGCACCGAACGACAACTTGATTCTTTATTTGaaacatcaaaacaaagaataagTGATTATTAAAATTATGACTGACTTTAGGAGTCAGCAATACTTTCATTCACATGAGAGACTTGTTCTCAAAGAGCAGAAATATGCTCCCTGGGCAAATGCCACATACAACGTCCACCCTCCATTGGTCATGGCTAATAACCTGCCCATCGTACCAGAAGACAAAAGGGAGCTGTACAATAGAGCAGCCAGTCCCTAGAGTTTTCCCAGGAAGCTTCACACAGTGGTGCTAGACAGACTTATGAGAAAGAGGGCTCATGTTTCATCACAGTAAATATTAACAAGCTGTTGAACCTAAAAGCCCCAATAATGAACCCATTCTACAAACACGTCTCCTGTTGGCTTCAGCAGAAGCTCAGCAGAGAACAGGCTGCAGCCCAAACAGGAGGGCTAGAACAGCTATTTAAAAGTGATCGCACAGCTGCATCAATGTAGCCTCGCTTTTCCTCTTTAGCCTTCATCACTTTGGAGTTCACaagatatttttgctgttactCATTAATCACAGTGCCAATCAAGTTATCCATGACACATTTGTAAACAGACATGCCCTTTCGGATGTGAGGATTAGAGTTTCAATTGCAGTGGATTTGATGGTTGCGAGTGAGTTAGGAGAAAGAAGCAGGGAGAGCGAATCTAGAAACAGCAGACAGccatgtttgtttctttattcaCTGAAACTGAACTACTTCCATTACACagtgtggaaaaaatatttccattctgtAGTTAtgtttttctacagtttttctACAGTAATGATCTAAGGACATCAAGCACAGTAACATCTGTAAGTAGAGGTAATACTCCCTACCACCTGGAAAAGTCTAATTTTCTAGCTATATTAgtcaattaaataaaagataCCACCTCTACCTACAAAACTTGTTACAGGAAACTAACTGATGAGGATTGGAAAATTTTCATTGATAACCTTCACGCCAAAAATTCACATGTGacctcccagcagcacagccaggaagCAGCGTCAACATCACCTTCCTTTTGTCTCATTTTGGTGTCCTGGGCTAAGACATACTGATTCCTTTAGTATTATCACAAGGTCATCCTCTGTGGCTCACCAAGGATGTCTGCCTTACAGTCAACAGCCAGAAAGAAGATCTACTGTTATATTATGGTTCCTAGCCCTTTTGTAGGTCAGTCTCAGTGTTACcacctcttcttctttctccatctcaCCTTCTCCCTACCACTACCTTTTCTCCACAGTTCTCCCACCACCTTCAGATCCTTCCTGTCGCATCCTCCAAAATTTACAACCTACTTCCACACATAGGATCCGCAGCTCCCACTGGAATACATTGGCAACTCAGACTCTGCACCACTTCATCTCTAACGCTGGAAACCTTTGCCCCAGGACGCCAAACGTTCACTTAGGAGTAAGAGTACATTCCAGTTATGTCAGTCATTTGTCATAGTTCAGCCCCAtatttttacaaagtaaaaaagTAACAAGCATCTGCCACAAAAAGATATATGGACACTAGTATGTTCTCCAagttatcattaaaaaaaagagctcaaACTTGACAATACATAAAAAACTCCTGGAAGAACTACAAAGAGGAGCtaaaaagataaagaatgaCAGCCCCCAGAGCCCTCATATTACCAGACCAATTGCCTGCTACAGCAGAGGTGATAAAGCCCTGCCTACCATAAGCATGAGCTGACTTTTTCACAGCTCTTTTCCAGCCCACAAGGAACTTGAAGTCCTCTCACACACAAttacaaacagaataaaaaaaaatgagtgtcCACAGaatctttttattacttttctcaAAAGACAGTGCTCCAATAGGCTTTCAAACACATTAATCTGACCACTGAAAACAGGAACACGGAGGACTGAGTGGCTAGgagaatattattttatttgcccgtacagaaacaaaaccaaaaaaacaaaacctatcCATGCCTCAGCCACACTATGTCAGGTTGATTTAGTTTTCTACCTAGAGCCACCACTAGTCAGCTgtgcaaaatgcttttattgATGGCCACTGTCATTTTTCCATTGTTGTTCCCTGAGGTTCAGATAACTGTTGAATTTTGGAGGGGCAGAGCTCCAAGAATTTAAGGTCTTGGCAAAGGGCAGCTAGTGATATGTTGTGCTATTCTTATTAAAGACCTTTGTTCaagcaacaaaatatttaactcCCTTTGCCTCATGTGTGCAGCTGTCTGTTGAAGAATTTGTGAGATCAAATAAACAatggaaagtggaaaaaacTGTAACCATTAAATCTAACCATTAACTAATATAACTGATATATTTTGTCCCTTTATTACGATAGTAGATTTCTGGGGGGCgtggggggaagaagggaggaggtgTCAGCCAATTTAAGGTCCTATAGAGGCTATTCAGAAGGATTTACACAACAATAGGAATAGGGAAACATCATATTTAGCACCACAACTTCAAAATGCAAAGATTTATCATAGTCTGAAGTTTCAAATAAGTGGATGGTCTTATAAGACACTATTCAAATCTGCAACTGAAATCTATTGGAAATATTAGCACAATAATGGTAAGACTTGTGAAAATTATTAGTGTTGTCAGCTTAGCACATAGAAGTCAAGAAAACGtcaaagatatattttttctgtgaataacaCTAATAGAAAATTGAATTTAGGAATTCATTAGGGATGCACTAGGAATCTGATGGTTTGTTCCAGTTGTCTCTAACGATGTCATTCATACAGGTGTTAACAGCTACTAAcatagaaattattaaaaagagaacaagCCGCAGAATAGCTGAAACTGTCATGCCCCTGTATCTCTTTTTCAGATCATTGGTTTGGAAGGTCTGACTTTCATTCTACCTTTCCTCATTGCCTTATACAAGGTTATGTTCAAACTGGGGAAATTAGAAATCACTTCCAAGTCAAATATTGTCTGAAATCTGCCCACAAATTGGTTCTCTTTGTCCAACCTAAATTTCATAGCCCACAGAATAATGGTGTCATTCTTGCACAAGTGATCAAAAGTTAGGAGGAGTTCATCCAGGAAGGGATGGTGGTAAACCACATCAGCAGCCATAATGTAGTCAAACTGACAGGAAGACCTAGGAAAATTCTTTTCCAGGTCAACTCCCCAAGACAATTCCTTAACACGAGGCTGATGCTTGCATTTCAGCTTTGTATTTTGGAGAACATTGTGCTTAAGGTTTCCCAGCAGTTCTGGCAAATCAGTGGCAGTGACCAGTGCACCTGTgacagggagaaaacaaacataatCTTTGAATATACTTCAAGACAAGTAAAAGCCCATTCACAAAAGCCACTGCACAAGGAACTGATTTTACCAGATAGCTCTCATTGAGGAGAACAGAAGAATGTAATTGCTCCTAATAGCTCTTAGCCATtgcacttaaaataaatatttagttcCTGATAGTTTTACTCTACAGATTGCTATCTAAATGCAGATGAGCATGAGTGGGGAAAAATCAGATACTTACTGTGTCTTGGTATAATTTTGGTTAGGAGTACAACGAGCAGTTAGAGATTGAAGACTACCAGCTACGGACTCCatgaaaagcacaaaatttAGCATTGCCTCAGGTTCTTTTCTTGTCACATAATAAGAAGGTTTCTTAGACTACAGAAAGCTGAGATtctgttaaaaatgcaaaagttaCTGATTTGGATTACTCTTGAGGAAGAACAGGCTACCACAATGGAAAGTACAACAGTGTTTAtagcagaaaaatgaaggacctattgctgaaagaaaactatGAAGATAACTAGAAAGATATTGACCAGATATCCAAGAGCTCTTTTGTCAATGGAAGGGCAATATTACTCATACCTTCAGTTGTCTTCATTTGGTTGCCACTAACATCCTGTAAGCCACCAGTTTCTTACATTGGTCCCCTGTTTAACACTGTTAGTGTTAACATCACCACCTATTTATTGCATAAatacactcagaaaaaaaaacaaaacaggtttCCAaacaagtgggtttttttattcttgctcTTGGAAGCTTTCAAATAACAGTGTTTTAGAGAACTTAGGCCACGTCCTCTGAGAGATGTTTCCAATAGCGTAAGAGTAATGGCATATACTCACCCAGTAAACTGGCTACAATGGAGACCAGCCCAGTTCCCGCTCCAATTTCAATCACATTTTTGTCAACCAAATTGTATTGTTTAGAATTAGTTTccaaaaaataacacagaacaAGAGCCTGTAGGGGAGGGAATCCATGAACATActgaacaaataaatgaaataaaccaCCTCACTAAATATGCATTGTCATttaaaagcatgcaaaaaaattcttttgtaaTGTCATGTCTGTTCAGATGAACAATATTCCTTCAAGCGCTCTCCCTAAAGGATTAAAGCTTACTATGATCTTTGAGTTCTACAGGCTGACACGATAAATGCCACAACATGCCTCAATATAGGCTTGCAAAGCATTACAGGCAGAAGAAACAACTGCAATTATCTAATTTGTCACACTGCATAACATGAGCTATAAAATTCCAGTCAGCAATTCCTGTTTATAGGTGCACTAACTTCTGGTTGAATTATGTGTCCTTCATGAAGACATCTTGATATAAGGACTACTTACGAGAGAAAATCCACAGCCATGGTTGTTAAACTCTTCCAatagttatttatttctaacaGTAATTAATTACTGTAACGATTCAAAAGGGACTAATAGATTTAGCCCTTTTCTGCCcattcagtttgttttcagtatcTGTGTGCTTACTTTGTTAAGCATACCAAACCTTTATTGCAAACAAAGCCA comes from the Cuculus canorus isolate bCucCan1 chromosome 1, bCucCan1.pri, whole genome shotgun sequence genome and includes:
- the LOC104062974 gene encoding protein-lysine methyltransferase METTL21E isoform X7; its protein translation is MFTEKEDEQIVAEIMRRRFFPALITHKAWEGFHFAGHEIRITEATDCYGAVVWPSALVLCYFLETNSKQYNLVDKNVIEIGAGTGLVSIVASLLGALVTATDLPELLGNLKHNVLQNTKLKCKHQPRVKELSWGVDLEKNFPRSSCQFDYIMAADVVYHHPFLDELLLTFDHLCKNDTIILWAMKFRLDKENQFVGRFQTIFDLEVISNFPSLNITLYKAMRKGRMKVRPSKPMI
- the LOC104062974 gene encoding protein-lysine methyltransferase METTL21E isoform X5: MHLASLEEKEDEQIVAEIMRRRFFPALITHKAWEGFHFAGHEIRITEATDCYGAVVWPSALVLCYFLETNSKQYNLVDKNVIEIGAGTGLVSIVASLLGALVTATDLPELLGNLKHNVLQNTKLKCKHQPRVKELSWGVDLEKNFPRSSCQFDYIMAADVVYHHPFLDELLLTFDHLCKNDTIILWAMKFRLDKENQFVGRFQTIFDLEVISNFPSLNITLYKAMRKGRMKVRPSKPMI
- the LOC104062974 gene encoding protein-lysine methyltransferase METTL21E isoform X1; the encoded protein is MTWMGLGYQWCEFQIENASRKPGHLLQLQNWLQICYLTDLSAEEKEDEQIVAEIMRRRFFPALITHKAWEGFHFAGHEIRITEATDCYGAVVWPSALVLCYFLETNSKQYNLVDKNVIEIGAGTGLVSIVASLLGALVTATDLPELLGNLKHNVLQNTKLKCKHQPRVKELSWGVDLEKNFPRSSCQFDYIMAADVVYHHPFLDELLLTFDHLCKNDTIILWAMKFRLDKENQFVGRFQTIFDLEVISNFPSLNITLYKAMRKGRMKVRPSKPMI
- the LOC104062974 gene encoding protein-lysine methyltransferase METTL21E isoform X6 — its product is MFTEEKEDEQIVAEIMRRRFFPALITHKAWEGFHFAGHEIRITEATDCYGAVVWPSALVLCYFLETNSKQYNLVDKNVIEIGAGTGLVSIVASLLGALVTATDLPELLGNLKHNVLQNTKLKCKHQPRVKELSWGVDLEKNFPRSSCQFDYIMAADVVYHHPFLDELLLTFDHLCKNDTIILWAMKFRLDKENQFVGRFQTIFDLEVISNFPSLNITLYKAMRKGRMKVRPSKPMI
- the LOC104062974 gene encoding protein-lysine methyltransferase METTL21E isoform X2, translating into MTWMGLGYQWCEFQIENASRKPGHLLQLQNWLQICYLTDLSAEKEDEQIVAEIMRRRFFPALITHKAWEGFHFAGHEIRITEATDCYGAVVWPSALVLCYFLETNSKQYNLVDKNVIEIGAGTGLVSIVASLLGALVTATDLPELLGNLKHNVLQNTKLKCKHQPRVKELSWGVDLEKNFPRSSCQFDYIMAADVVYHHPFLDELLLTFDHLCKNDTIILWAMKFRLDKENQFVGRFQTIFDLEVISNFPSLNITLYKAMRKGRMKVRPSKPMI
- the LOC104062974 gene encoding protein-lysine methyltransferase METTL21E isoform X4; translation: MDLKSSHNNHLQNELGREQERQEEKEDEQIVAEIMRRRFFPALITHKAWEGFHFAGHEIRITEATDCYGAVVWPSALVLCYFLETNSKQYNLVDKNVIEIGAGTGLVSIVASLLGALVTATDLPELLGNLKHNVLQNTKLKCKHQPRVKELSWGVDLEKNFPRSSCQFDYIMAADVVYHHPFLDELLLTFDHLCKNDTIILWAMKFRLDKENQFVGRFQTIFDLEVISNFPSLNITLYKAMRKGRMKVRPSKPMI
- the LOC104062974 gene encoding protein-lysine methyltransferase METTL21E isoform X3; protein product: MDLKSSHNNHLQNELGREQERQEEEKEDEQIVAEIMRRRFFPALITHKAWEGFHFAGHEIRITEATDCYGAVVWPSALVLCYFLETNSKQYNLVDKNVIEIGAGTGLVSIVASLLGALVTATDLPELLGNLKHNVLQNTKLKCKHQPRVKELSWGVDLEKNFPRSSCQFDYIMAADVVYHHPFLDELLLTFDHLCKNDTIILWAMKFRLDKENQFVGRFQTIFDLEVISNFPSLNITLYKAMRKGRMKVRPSKPMI